A genome region from Trichosurus vulpecula isolate mTriVul1 chromosome 5, mTriVul1.pri, whole genome shotgun sequence includes the following:
- the SLC35B4 gene encoding UDP-xylose and UDP-N-acetylglucosamine transporter, with product MHQACAVGLVFAGCCSNVIFLELLARRHPGCGNIVTFAQFLFIAVEGFIFEANLGRKRPAIPIRYYAIMVTMFFTVSVVNNYALNLNIAMPLHMIFRSGSLIASMILGIIILKKRYSVSKYTSIALVSMGIFICTFMSAKQVASQSSLSENEGFQAFAWWLLGIAALTFALLMSARMGIFQETLYKQFGKHSKEALFYNHALPLPGFIFLASDIYDHVLLFNKSELYQVPVIGVTMPIMWFYLLMNVFTQYVCIRGVFILTTECTSLTVTLVVTLRKFVSLIFSILYFQNPFTLWHWLGTMFVFVGTLMYTEVWNSLGVSKRQPQKEDKKD from the exons GAGGCATCCAGGATGTGGGAACATCGTGACATTTGCACAGTTTTTATTTATAGCTGTGGAAGGCTTTATCTTTGAAGCTAACTTGGGAAGGAAGAGGCCTGCTATTCCAATAAG GTATTATGCCATCATGGTGACCATGTTCTTCACCGTCAGCGTGGTGAATAATTATGCTCTAAATCTCAACATTGCCATGCCCCTGCATATGATATTTAGATCA GGTTCTCTAATTGCCAGTATGATTCTAGGCATTATCATTTTGAAGAAAAG ATACAGTGTATCCAAATATACCTCCATTGCTCTGGTGTCTATGGGGATTTTTATCTGTACTTTTATGTCTGCAAAACAAGTG GCATCCCAGTCCAGCTTGAGTGAGAATGAAGGATTCCAGGCATTTGCATGGTGGCTTCTAG GGATTGCTGCCCTGACCTTTGCCCTTCTGATGTCAGCAAGGATGGGCATCTTCCAAGAGACActgtataagcaatttgggaaacaTTCCAAGGAGGCTTTGTTTTATAAT CATGCCCTGCCACTCCCAGGTTTCATCTTCCTGGCTTCTGATATCTATGATCATGTACTTCTTTTTAATAAATCTG AATTGTATCAGGTTCCAGTCATCGGGGTGACGATGCCCATCATGTGGTTCTACCTCCTCATGAACGTCTTCACTCA GTATGTCTGCATCCGGGGTGTGTTCATCCTCACCACAGAGTGCACCTCCCTCACTGTCACACTTGTCGTGACACTACGCAAATTTGTCAGCCTCATATTCTCCATCCTCTACTTCCAGAACCCTTTCACCCTATGGCATTGGTTGGGCACCATGTTTGTCTTTGTTGGGACCTTGATGTACACCGAGGTGTGGAACAGCCTGGGGGTGTCCAAGAGGCAGCCCCAGAAAGAGGACAAGAAGGACTGA